One genomic window of Dethiosulfovibrio salsuginis includes the following:
- a CDS encoding DedA family protein: MFHEIVNWIVSTVGALGYPGVIFLMFLESSFFPFPSEVVVPPAGYLAHQGQMNLVLVILSGILGSVLGALFNYWISVKLGRPFFEKYGKYFLVSSETLDKSERFFLHHGHISTFVGRLIPGLRQYISLPAGVARMPLMAFCAFTAAGAGIWVIILALVGYWLGSNSAIMLQYIHQITLGLLALCALLVAFYVFRIKKKGKRNMA, translated from the coding sequence ATGTTTCACGAAATAGTAAACTGGATAGTCAGCACCGTAGGGGCTTTAGGTTACCCTGGAGTCATATTTCTCATGTTTTTGGAGTCGTCCTTTTTCCCCTTTCCCAGCGAGGTGGTAGTTCCTCCGGCGGGATATCTGGCCCATCAGGGACAGATGAACTTAGTCCTGGTGATTTTATCAGGAATACTAGGGAGCGTTTTAGGCGCTCTTTTCAACTACTGGATATCGGTAAAACTAGGAAGGCCTTTTTTTGAAAAGTACGGAAAGTACTTTCTGGTCTCCAGCGAAACGCTGGATAAATCGGAGCGTTTTTTCCTCCATCATGGCCACATAAGCACCTTTGTAGGAAGGCTCATTCCCGGACTTCGCCAGTACATATCCCTTCCAGCGGGAGTTGCCCGAATGCCTTTGATGGCCTTTTGTGCCTTCACAGCAGCAGGAGCGGGTATCTGGGTGATTATACTGGCTCTTGTCGGATACTGGCTGGGAAGCAACAGCGCTATAATGCTACAGTACATCCACCAGATAACCTTAGGCCTTCTGGCTCTCTGTGCCTTATTGGTGGCCTTTTACGTGTTCAGAATTAAAAAAAAGGGAAAGAGGAACATGGCCTAG
- the sfsA gene encoding DNA/RNA nuclease SfsA has protein sequence MTYYSPLRNVTLYSGKFIHRPNRFVVTCTVGRSSVLCHLPNPGRLWELLIPGAEVILTKNEKGKTDFTVIGVKSSEGPILLHTHRTNDLVEALLANDGIPSLKGYKVIKREITRGNSRFDFLLETPQGGPFLLEVKSCTLFGSQGAMFPDAPSSRATKHVSELGKISTEGTEGGILFVVHSPKSRWFCPEYHTDPDFARAILAEKNRLKISSLAVKWDEDLSVTASPREIPIRWETLEAEFRDKGGCLALFHLPHRDQIAIHREKEISLGKGFWVLATGASNSLQKIASRLKNRLPSPKIIPFRANHDLGPSLSGALTQIASQKIDVGPLLPQEAGAHLFRFDENPLESSSFVKIIIETRINRLNI, from the coding sequence ATGACCTACTACAGCCCTCTCAGAAACGTTACTCTATATTCCGGTAAATTCATACACCGCCCTAACAGGTTCGTCGTAACCTGTACAGTAGGGCGGTCGTCGGTGTTATGTCACCTCCCAAACCCCGGAAGGCTTTGGGAATTGTTGATACCTGGGGCAGAGGTCATACTCACAAAAAACGAAAAGGGCAAAACCGACTTCACCGTTATAGGGGTAAAATCCTCCGAAGGCCCAATTCTCCTCCACACCCACAGGACAAACGATCTCGTTGAAGCCCTTTTGGCGAACGATGGGATACCATCCCTTAAAGGATACAAAGTGATAAAGAGAGAGATCACCAGGGGCAACAGCCGGTTTGACTTCCTCCTTGAAACCCCTCAGGGAGGCCCTTTTTTACTGGAGGTAAAGTCTTGTACCCTCTTTGGATCTCAGGGAGCTATGTTCCCTGACGCACCTTCCTCCAGGGCCACCAAACACGTGTCGGAACTGGGTAAAATATCCACCGAAGGGACTGAGGGAGGAATCTTATTTGTGGTACACTCCCCAAAATCCCGTTGGTTTTGTCCAGAATACCACACAGACCCGGATTTTGCCCGAGCAATCTTAGCGGAAAAAAACAGGCTTAAGATATCCTCTCTAGCGGTCAAGTGGGATGAAGACCTATCGGTGACGGCCTCTCCACGAGAGATCCCAATAAGATGGGAGACCTTGGAGGCGGAGTTCAGGGACAAAGGTGGATGTCTCGCCTTGTTTCACCTGCCTCATCGTGACCAGATAGCGATTCATCGGGAGAAAGAAATCTCCCTGGGAAAGGGATTCTGGGTTCTAGCCACAGGAGCGTCGAATAGCCTGCAAAAAATCGCCTCAAGGTTGAAAAACCGGTTGCCATCTCCAAAGATAATACCCTTTAGGGCAAATCACGACCTAGGACCTTCTCTATCTGGGGCCCTGACCCAAATAGCTTCACAAAAAATCGACGTTGGACCTCTGTTACCACAGGAGGCTGGAGCTCATCTCTTTAGATTCGACGAAAACCCTCTTGAGAGCTCTTCTTTTGTAAAAATAATAATAGAGACTAGAATAAATAGGCTTAATATCTAA
- a CDS encoding DUF3100 domain-containing protein, translating into MIDGIKNVKIHVIVLALVIGAEFIGIHSFKIGPGTLVLLPMLYALAAGALMGPKFIKAVNQKDMVDAGSLVGVTLMLLMARYGTLVGPNLPAIIKSGPALILQEFGNLGTILLGIPLAVMIGLKRESIGAAHSVAREPNVALIGDIYGFDGPEGRGVMGVYICGTVFGTIFYGLMATTAAAYLPLSPKALAMASGVGSASMMTASVGSLSAMFPDIAGELQALGAASNMLSGLDGLYMSLWLALPMSEWLYRKTYRFKYGIEPEAPVKKGGK; encoded by the coding sequence ATGATCGATGGGATCAAGAACGTAAAAATTCACGTTATCGTATTGGCTTTAGTCATCGGGGCCGAATTTATAGGAATTCATTCTTTCAAGATAGGACCGGGAACCTTGGTGCTTCTGCCGATGCTCTACGCCTTAGCGGCAGGTGCCCTGATGGGACCTAAGTTCATCAAAGCGGTAAACCAAAAGGACATGGTGGACGCAGGCAGCCTGGTCGGAGTCACCCTAATGCTCCTGATGGCCAGATACGGGACGCTGGTGGGACCTAACCTCCCTGCCATAATCAAATCAGGACCAGCTCTGATTCTTCAGGAATTCGGAAACCTAGGGACTATTCTTCTGGGGATCCCTCTAGCGGTGATGATAGGGCTCAAGAGGGAATCTATAGGAGCGGCCCACTCGGTGGCCAGAGAGCCTAACGTGGCCCTTATAGGGGACATCTACGGTTTCGACGGACCGGAGGGACGGGGAGTCATGGGGGTTTACATCTGCGGAACCGTATTCGGGACGATCTTCTACGGCCTCATGGCCACCACCGCAGCGGCATATCTGCCCCTCAGCCCTAAGGCACTGGCGATGGCATCTGGGGTAGGAAGTGCCAGCATGATGACCGCTTCTGTGGGATCTCTCTCAGCGATGTTCCCCGATATAGCGGGAGAACTCCAGGCCCTTGGGGCGGCGAGCAACATGCTCTCTGGGTTGGACGGACTCTATATGTCCCTGTGGCTGGCTCTACCTATGTCCGAGTGGCTTTATAGAAAAACCTACCGTTTTAAGTATGGAATAGAGCCTGAGGCTCCTGTAAAAAAGGGAGGCAAATAG
- a CDS encoding amidohydrolase, producing MDRESLKRALCDSIDSWAERAIDLAMDIEREPELGFKEHRTSEKVSSFLDSIGIDYERGLGITGVKASLRKGCAGPNIALLGELDGIICSDSPKADPKTGATHTCGHHLQIGTLMAVAAGFAEAKIEDHLGGNVTFFAVPSEEFIEIGERSNMRTEGKINFLGGKQELIRIGAFNDIDMAMMVHAWTDMPEPSIGIGETGNGFVAKTVRYTGKATHAAAAPHEGINALNAAVLGINGVHALRETFLDDDHVRVHFIITKGGDTVNSVPSDVRLEAYVRGKTLTSIDDTHGKFDRAMKAGGDCVGAITEIHTIPGYLPLACNPRLNDVFARNASILLDESRITRTGHFNASTDMGDVCHIMPAIHPYTGGVTGALHSKDFTVVDYRAAVIIPAKIMAMTVVDLLADGALEGRDLLNNFKPLMTKESYLRTLGGYFS from the coding sequence ATGGACCGAGAGAGCCTAAAAAGAGCCCTCTGCGACAGCATAGACAGTTGGGCAGAGAGGGCTATAGACCTTGCCATGGATATAGAGAGGGAGCCTGAACTAGGTTTTAAGGAACACAGGACATCGGAAAAAGTCTCCAGTTTCCTGGATTCCATAGGAATCGACTACGAGAGAGGTCTAGGGATAACAGGGGTGAAGGCATCGTTACGGAAGGGATGTGCAGGTCCGAATATCGCCCTGTTAGGTGAATTGGACGGAATAATATGCTCCGACAGCCCTAAGGCGGACCCAAAAACCGGAGCAACCCACACCTGCGGACACCACCTCCAGATAGGGACTCTGATGGCCGTCGCCGCGGGGTTCGCAGAGGCGAAGATAGAGGATCACCTGGGAGGCAACGTCACGTTTTTCGCTGTCCCTTCGGAGGAGTTTATCGAGATAGGCGAAAGGTCAAACATGAGGACCGAGGGCAAGATAAACTTTCTCGGCGGGAAACAGGAACTAATAAGGATAGGTGCCTTTAACGATATAGATATGGCAATGATGGTTCACGCATGGACGGACATGCCCGAGCCGTCGATAGGGATAGGGGAAACGGGAAACGGTTTTGTGGCAAAAACGGTCCGCTATACAGGGAAAGCCACCCACGCAGCAGCGGCTCCCCACGAGGGGATAAACGCCCTGAACGCGGCGGTACTGGGCATCAACGGAGTGCATGCCCTACGAGAGACCTTCTTAGACGACGATCACGTGAGGGTCCATTTCATCATCACTAAAGGAGGTGACACCGTCAACAGCGTTCCATCGGACGTCAGGCTAGAGGCATACGTACGGGGCAAAACCTTGACCAGCATCGACGATACCCACGGCAAGTTCGATCGGGCCATGAAAGCGGGAGGAGACTGTGTCGGGGCTATCACCGAGATCCACACCATACCGGGCTATCTCCCTCTCGCCTGTAACCCCAGGCTTAACGACGTCTTCGCCAGAAACGCCTCTATCCTCCTCGACGAATCGAGGATAACGAGGACAGGCCATTTCAACGCCTCCACCGACATGGGAGACGTCTGCCATATAATGCCTGCTATACACCCCTACACAGGCGGGGTCACAGGGGCCCTCCATTCAAAGGACTTCACCGTGGTAGACTATCGAGCAGCGGTGATAATCCCCGCTAAGATAATGGCCATGACTGTGGTGGATCTTCTGGCCGATGGAGCATTAGAGGGGAGGGATTTATTAAATAACTTCAAGCCACTCATGACAAAAGAGAGCTATCTCAGGACCTTAGGAGGGTATTTCTCCTGA
- a CDS encoding DUF340 domain-containing protein codes for MKFTEVVAVLIIVAAMSLVGNMVGSGNGIVESLPGMVFLVGLCVAGIALGKVIPGNIPSVAWIVLIGCILTYPTFPGAEVFSGWVKKVNFLALTTPILAYAGLALGKDLDLLKKTGWRIVVVSIVVFVGTYVCSALIAQGVLGLTGQL; via the coding sequence ATGAAATTCACCGAAGTCGTAGCGGTACTGATCATAGTCGCGGCTATGAGCCTGGTGGGCAACATGGTGGGATCGGGAAACGGCATAGTAGAGTCCCTTCCTGGTATGGTCTTTCTAGTTGGCCTGTGTGTCGCCGGCATAGCTTTAGGTAAGGTAATACCGGGCAACATCCCAAGCGTGGCGTGGATAGTTCTGATAGGCTGTATTCTCACCTATCCCACATTCCCCGGTGCGGAGGTATTCAGCGGATGGGTTAAAAAAGTTAACTTTCTAGCTCTCACGACTCCCATACTGGCCTACGCAGGACTGGCCCTCGGCAAGGACCTCGACCTGCTCAAAAAGACCGGATGGAGGATCGTCGTCGTATCCATAGTGGTCTTCGTCGGAACCTACGTGTGTTCCGCCCTGATAGCTCAAGGTGTCCTTGGACTTACCGGACAACTGTAA
- a CDS encoding serine hydroxymethyltransferase, which produces MFGKAAAMLKQVDPEISSILLEEAYRQERQVELIASENFVSPAVLATAGSVLTNKYAEGYPHKRYYGGCEVVDKAEDLAIERAKQLFGCDHVNVQPHAGSQANMGVYFSVLEPGDTILAMNLSHGGHLTHGSPVNFSGKLYNVIPYGVSKDTETIDFDEVRRLAKEHNPKMIVCGASAYPREIDAEAFRQIADEVGAYLMFDIAHIAGLVAAGYHKNPVPFCDFLTTTTHKTLRGPRGGMIMCTAEHAKKIDSAIFPGMQGGPLMHIIAAKAVAFGEALRPEFKDYQKKVVENASTLAEELVKRDFHLVSGGTDNHLILLNLTNKGVTGKAAQIALDEAGITVNKNTVPFETLSPFITSGIRVGTPAVTTRGFGKDEMVKIAEWIDRVVSSPEDKSVLKQVRSELLEVCAAKPLYPWLDKE; this is translated from the coding sequence ATGTTTGGAAAAGCTGCAGCCATGTTGAAGCAGGTCGATCCTGAGATTTCATCCATTCTCCTGGAGGAAGCCTACCGTCAGGAGCGGCAGGTTGAGCTTATCGCCTCGGAGAATTTCGTCTCCCCTGCGGTGCTCGCTACGGCAGGTTCGGTCCTCACCAACAAATATGCCGAGGGCTATCCCCATAAACGCTATTACGGTGGCTGTGAGGTCGTCGATAAGGCGGAGGATCTGGCCATAGAGAGGGCTAAACAGCTCTTCGGTTGCGACCACGTCAACGTTCAGCCTCACGCTGGAAGCCAGGCCAACATGGGTGTGTACTTTTCCGTCCTTGAGCCTGGAGATACCATTCTCGCCATGAATTTGAGCCACGGAGGACACCTTACCCATGGATCGCCGGTCAACTTCTCCGGTAAGCTCTATAACGTCATTCCCTACGGCGTGTCTAAGGATACTGAGACCATAGATTTCGACGAGGTCCGTCGTCTGGCCAAAGAGCATAATCCAAAGATGATCGTCTGCGGAGCGAGCGCCTATCCTAGAGAGATAGATGCCGAGGCTTTTCGCCAGATAGCCGACGAGGTCGGCGCTTACCTGATGTTCGATATAGCCCATATAGCCGGTCTCGTCGCTGCGGGATATCACAAAAATCCCGTTCCGTTTTGCGACTTTTTGACCACCACGACCCACAAGACTTTGAGAGGTCCTAGAGGTGGTATGATAATGTGTACCGCTGAGCACGCCAAGAAAATCGACTCCGCTATTTTCCCGGGAATGCAGGGTGGCCCTCTGATGCATATCATAGCCGCTAAAGCCGTGGCTTTTGGAGAGGCCCTTCGCCCCGAGTTCAAGGATTATCAGAAAAAGGTCGTGGAAAACGCCTCTACCCTTGCGGAAGAGCTTGTAAAGAGGGATTTTCACCTTGTCTCCGGTGGAACGGATAACCACCTGATTTTGCTTAACCTCACCAATAAGGGAGTCACAGGAAAAGCCGCTCAGATAGCCCTCGACGAGGCCGGTATAACCGTCAACAAGAACACCGTCCCCTTCGAGACTTTAAGTCCCTTCATCACCAGCGGAATAAGGGTTGGTACCCCAGCTGTTACGACCAGAGGTTTTGGAAAGGACGAGATGGTAAAGATAGCCGAGTGGATAGACAGGGTCGTCTCCAGCCCTGAGGATAAATCGGTGCTTAAACAGGTTCGTTCCGAATTACTTGAGGTCTGTGCCGCTAAACCCCTTTATCCCTGGCTCGATAAGGAGTAA
- a CDS encoding HAD family hydrolase, with protein sequence MVLFDFDMTLVDSSQGITDCVNAVASKMGLPSVTKDQVLGIIGIPLETGLHRLWGDYDEAWLAEYRRIFRETEYAGIVPFPDTLPMLEKLRSIGIKVGVATNRQIAEPVVRAVGLFDHLDLVMGLGKEYRPKPEPDMILAAMENLGGNLAETVYVGDTDIDMKTACSAGMRGVGVTSGVFSASQLVDAGAWRTLDGVGFLIELVRRDVG encoded by the coding sequence GTGGTTCTTTTTGATTTTGATATGACTTTGGTGGACAGCAGCCAGGGGATTACCGACTGCGTGAACGCCGTGGCGTCTAAAATGGGACTTCCATCGGTCACGAAGGATCAGGTTTTAGGCATCATAGGGATCCCCCTTGAGACCGGCTTACATAGGCTCTGGGGAGATTACGATGAAGCCTGGTTGGCGGAGTATAGGAGGATATTTAGGGAGACCGAGTATGCGGGAATAGTTCCCTTTCCCGACACCCTCCCGATGTTGGAAAAGCTCCGATCCATAGGAATCAAAGTAGGTGTGGCGACGAACCGTCAGATCGCCGAGCCGGTAGTCAGGGCGGTAGGGCTTTTTGATCATCTCGATCTCGTTATGGGGCTGGGAAAGGAATATAGACCTAAGCCTGAGCCCGATATGATCCTGGCGGCGATGGAAAATCTAGGTGGAAATTTAGCCGAGACCGTCTACGTCGGGGACACCGATATAGACATGAAGACCGCCTGTTCCGCCGGGATGAGAGGTGTAGGGGTCACTTCGGGAGTCTTCTCAGCTTCCCAGCTGGTAGATGCAGGGGCTTGGAGAACCCTCGACGGTGTGGGCTTTTTGATCGAATTGGTGAGGAGAGATGTTGGATGA
- the pepF gene encoding oligoendopeptidase F produces the protein MSNKGALPKRDEIDQAYRWDLSTIYESEDCWQSAFDEVLEKGAQLQEFQGKLGKGASELLSCLSLVDDLGVELGKVFVYATMKSHQDVGDEDSKAMADRAMALSVQVSTAMSFIVPEILAIDEDKVWSFLEQEPLLEVYRFHLEDILRRKPHVLSAREEELLAGMGEVAQAPEHIFSMLTNGDMVFPRIKDDRGEEVELSEERYYRLIRSKDREVRKNAFEGIHRTYGSFKNTLAASYGASVKEDAFSARVHRYDSSLDAALDGNRIPVSVYENLLKTVEKGLPLLHRYMSLRKRALGLEELHMYDLYVPIFDEPEVDIPWEEAKSTVKAGLTPLGEKYLSVLSQGLEDRWIDVYENQGKRKGAYSWGSYGTNPFVLLNYNGTLRDVFTLAHEMGHSLHSWHSHKGQPPVYGDYSIFVAEVASTTNEVLLMEHLLKERENERPFLLNYYLEQVRTTVFRQAMFAQFELETHRAVESQEPLTPQSLSSLWGDLNRKYYGPEVVVDGDIEVEWARIPHFYSAFYVYQYATGYSAATVLADRILKEGDRAVQDYIGFLSGGSSMYPIDLLRAAGVDMEESASLHSMLRLFEEKLDELEGFVR, from the coding sequence ATGAGCAATAAGGGAGCTCTCCCGAAAAGGGACGAGATAGATCAAGCCTATAGATGGGACCTTTCGACTATATATGAATCTGAGGACTGTTGGCAGAGTGCTTTCGACGAGGTCCTTGAAAAAGGGGCCCAGCTCCAGGAGTTTCAGGGAAAGCTGGGGAAAGGCGCCTCAGAGCTCTTGAGCTGTCTTTCCCTGGTCGATGATCTCGGGGTGGAGTTAGGCAAGGTGTTCGTCTACGCCACGATGAAGAGCCATCAGGACGTAGGGGACGAGGACTCTAAGGCTATGGCGGACAGGGCTATGGCCCTCAGCGTTCAGGTATCCACCGCTATGTCCTTTATCGTCCCCGAAATCCTGGCTATCGACGAGGATAAAGTGTGGTCCTTCCTGGAGCAGGAGCCCCTCCTTGAGGTTTATCGTTTCCATCTGGAGGATATTCTGAGGAGGAAGCCCCATGTCCTATCGGCCAGAGAAGAGGAGCTTCTGGCCGGTATGGGCGAGGTAGCCCAGGCTCCTGAGCATATTTTTTCCATGCTCACAAACGGGGATATGGTTTTCCCGAGGATAAAGGACGATAGGGGAGAGGAAGTCGAGCTCTCGGAGGAAAGGTATTATCGTCTGATCAGGTCCAAGGATAGGGAGGTCAGAAAGAACGCCTTTGAGGGGATTCACAGAACCTACGGGTCGTTTAAAAACACTCTGGCGGCGTCCTACGGTGCCAGCGTCAAGGAGGACGCCTTCTCCGCCCGGGTTCATCGCTACGACTCCAGCCTGGATGCCGCTTTGGACGGAAACAGAATACCGGTATCGGTTTACGAGAATCTATTGAAAACCGTTGAGAAGGGCCTTCCCCTTCTTCATCGCTATATGTCCCTTAGGAAAAGGGCTCTAGGTCTTGAGGAGCTCCATATGTACGACCTCTACGTCCCAATTTTCGACGAGCCGGAGGTAGATATCCCCTGGGAGGAGGCCAAGTCGACCGTCAAGGCGGGACTGACCCCTCTGGGAGAGAAATACCTGTCAGTCCTCTCTCAGGGGCTGGAGGATAGATGGATAGACGTATACGAGAATCAGGGAAAGAGAAAGGGGGCCTACTCCTGGGGTAGTTATGGCACAAACCCTTTTGTCCTGCTCAACTACAACGGTACCTTGAGGGACGTTTTTACCTTGGCTCACGAGATGGGACACTCCCTTCACTCCTGGCACTCCCATAAAGGACAGCCGCCGGTCTACGGGGATTACTCTATTTTCGTGGCGGAGGTGGCTTCCACCACCAACGAGGTTCTACTGATGGAGCATCTCCTGAAGGAACGGGAGAATGAGCGGCCCTTCCTCTTAAACTACTACTTAGAGCAGGTCAGGACCACCGTGTTTCGGCAGGCCATGTTCGCCCAATTTGAGCTGGAGACCCACCGAGCGGTGGAGTCTCAGGAGCCACTGACTCCTCAGTCTTTGAGCTCTCTGTGGGGGGATCTGAATAGGAAGTACTATGGCCCGGAGGTCGTGGTAGATGGGGATATAGAGGTCGAATGGGCAAGGATACCCCATTTTTACAGCGCTTTCTACGTATACCAGTACGCCACCGGCTATTCTGCGGCGACGGTTCTGGCGGATAGGATATTGAAAGAAGGGGATAGGGCTGTGCAGGATTACATAGGGTTTCTCTCAGGCGGCAGCTCTATGTATCCTATCGATCTCCTTCGAGCCGCCGGGGTGGATATGGAGGAATCGGCGTCCCTCCATTCGATGCTACGTCTATTTGAGGAAAAGCTGGACGAACTGGAGGGGTTTGTGAGGTAA
- a CDS encoding thioredoxin domain-containing protein, giving the protein MKSHDLEEIKWERWGEKALRRAKDENKPLYLFIRSNMSPLSLEMEECSFLSQDVVKALNEDFISVKIDREEYPFLWEIALVTSCVMNGSGGFPLNLFLTPDLKPFFVARYMPLEGTPSNPGMVDCLPRIKWLWLTGNQSVLSASEEIMEGVKKATEVGGDVSLEDALKEAVSKIQQDFDQEFGGFGKDTKTPMVPRLLFLGEYSRVFDCQVSDSIFSRTLDVMSQRAIRDHLGGGFFSYSKSRDWSNPMLEKRLSDQAMMAIAFAEGFDRYGKVSYWRAADEALAYISMDLFDPERGFLVGRPFDPERKGYYSWSKEEVDSLLGSDGPIFRGCFAIDGPDSIPSMPSSLEKMADMEGFEDPEDLVDLLSKGCQILSSARMNRAAPSLDNRIITDWNALAIVALARCGRLMDRPNYVRMAERVCSIFLEGSVVHCDGVPAFLEDYAFLTWATVELYRSTEDKKWLDASLDLEGRARELFSWEDSYRVNSKGGEGILFPYSSGQDGSVPSGAAVMAGNLVSLWLITGDESYLTRSKKVVEHFGGAISRSPENHLFLLLSVLRNMA; this is encoded by the coding sequence ATGAAATCCCATGACCTAGAGGAGATCAAGTGGGAACGATGGGGAGAGAAGGCCCTGAGAAGGGCTAAAGATGAGAATAAGCCTTTATATCTTTTCATCCGCTCCAATATGTCACCTCTGTCTTTGGAGATGGAGGAGTGTTCTTTTTTGAGCCAAGATGTTGTAAAGGCTCTGAACGAGGATTTTATATCCGTAAAAATAGATAGAGAGGAGTATCCCTTTCTCTGGGAGATAGCTTTAGTAACTAGCTGCGTCATGAATGGTTCGGGCGGCTTTCCTTTGAACCTTTTTTTGACTCCCGATCTCAAGCCCTTTTTCGTCGCCAGATATATGCCATTGGAGGGGACTCCCTCAAACCCCGGCATGGTCGATTGTCTGCCCAGGATAAAATGGCTTTGGCTGACTGGAAATCAGTCGGTGTTAAGCGCTTCGGAGGAGATAATGGAGGGGGTCAAAAAAGCTACTGAGGTTGGAGGAGATGTCTCTTTAGAGGATGCCCTCAAAGAAGCTGTCTCGAAAATTCAACAGGATTTTGATCAAGAGTTTGGAGGATTCGGGAAAGACACAAAAACCCCTATGGTACCGAGGCTTCTGTTTTTGGGCGAGTACAGCCGGGTTTTTGATTGCCAGGTATCGGATTCGATTTTCTCCAGGACCTTGGATGTCATGTCCCAGAGGGCCATAAGGGATCATCTAGGGGGAGGCTTTTTCTCCTACTCCAAATCCAGAGACTGGTCAAATCCCATGCTGGAAAAACGTCTCTCCGATCAGGCCATGATGGCCATAGCCTTCGCCGAGGGGTTCGATAGGTACGGCAAGGTGTCCTACTGGAGGGCTGCCGATGAGGCTCTAGCCTACATCTCTATGGACCTTTTCGATCCTGAGAGAGGATTTCTCGTCGGAAGGCCTTTCGATCCAGAGAGGAAAGGATATTATTCTTGGTCGAAAGAGGAGGTCGATAGCCTCTTAGGTTCCGATGGGCCGATTTTCAGAGGATGTTTTGCCATCGATGGTCCTGACTCCATTCCCTCTATGCCATCCTCCTTAGAGAAAATGGCGGATATGGAGGGTTTTGAGGATCCTGAAGACCTTGTGGACCTCCTATCTAAGGGATGTCAGATACTCTCTTCTGCCCGGATGAACAGAGCCGCTCCGTCCCTGGATAACAGGATTATTACCGATTGGAACGCTTTGGCTATAGTCGCTTTGGCTAGATGTGGTAGGTTGATGGACAGACCTAATTACGTTAGGATGGCTGAGAGGGTTTGTTCTATCTTTTTAGAGGGTAGTGTAGTGCACTGCGATGGAGTTCCCGCTTTCTTGGAGGATTACGCTTTTCTGACTTGGGCTACCGTAGAGCTTTATCGCTCCACGGAGGATAAAAAATGGCTCGACGCCTCCTTGGACCTTGAGGGACGAGCCAGAGAGCTTTTTTCATGGGAGGATAGCTACAGGGTAAACTCCAAAGGAGGAGAGGGGATTCTCTTCCCCTATTCCTCGGGACAGGACGGATCGGTTCCCTCTGGGGCGGCGGTGATGGCCGGAAATCTGGTATCCCTGTGGCTTATCACAGGGGATGAGTCATATCTGACCCGATCTAAGAAAGTTGTGGAGCATTTTGGGGGGGCTATTTCCAGAAGCCCGGAGAACCACCTGTTTTTACTTCTCTCCGTTTTGAGGAACATGGCCTGA